In a single window of the Halobacteriovorax sp. DA5 genome:
- a CDS encoding NAD(P)/FAD-dependent oxidoreductase has translation MSKITNFKLDYDQDLEFYLNKNFPGFADYRIHNKALDARGANRGKKPIYNFKVEIIYPGEEFAAYREQFNFLDNFSKTPIIIGAGPAGLFCALRLAEYGIKSIIIERGDRAHNRMKHIARFWRYNEFDDDNNVCFGEGGAGLFSDGKLITRIKSPYVQYVMNRFVDFGAPPETAYVSNPHLGSNKIRGLIKQITDHLKEKGCEIHYNVKVDEILFEDDKKVAGVKLSDGRTLESNNVVLATGHSAKEIYYHLKEKEVAMEPKDFAVGVRIEHRRSQVDFLQYGRFVQEDLGAARYKLTYHNKNVDKGTYSFCMCPGGYVLSSGTDADGIVVNGMSNFARNSPWSNSALVVSVNAGKDFGLDDVLNGHYFQREIEKKAYEASLANASGKEIPSQRVQDFLDGRVSKDLPKTSCPSGIFSHNLTTILPEFIAQGLREGLESFDKKMKGFVNNDALLLAPETRTSAPVTIKRSRATFESDSHKGLYPCGEGAGYAGGITSAAVDGVKVAMAMIRKEKNI, from the coding sequence ATGAGTAAAATTACGAATTTTAAATTAGACTACGATCAAGACCTAGAGTTTTATCTAAACAAAAACTTTCCTGGTTTCGCTGATTATCGAATCCATAACAAGGCCCTTGATGCTCGTGGAGCTAATCGCGGTAAAAAACCAATCTATAATTTTAAAGTTGAAATTATTTATCCTGGTGAAGAGTTTGCTGCGTATCGAGAGCAGTTTAACTTTCTTGATAACTTTTCTAAGACACCAATTATTATTGGTGCAGGACCTGCTGGCCTATTTTGTGCACTACGCTTAGCGGAATATGGAATTAAATCGATCATTATCGAAAGAGGAGATCGTGCTCATAATCGTATGAAGCATATTGCTCGTTTTTGGCGATACAATGAATTTGACGATGATAATAATGTTTGTTTTGGTGAAGGTGGAGCGGGACTTTTCTCTGATGGGAAATTAATCACGCGTATTAAGTCACCTTACGTACAATATGTCATGAATCGTTTTGTTGATTTTGGTGCGCCTCCTGAGACGGCCTATGTATCTAACCCGCACTTAGGATCTAATAAGATTCGTGGGCTAATCAAACAAATCACTGATCATCTTAAAGAAAAAGGATGTGAGATTCACTACAATGTGAAGGTGGATGAAATACTTTTTGAGGACGATAAGAAAGTTGCCGGTGTTAAGCTGAGTGATGGAAGAACACTTGAGAGTAATAACGTTGTTCTAGCTACAGGTCACTCTGCTAAAGAAATTTATTATCATTTAAAAGAAAAAGAAGTTGCGATGGAGCCCAAGGACTTTGCTGTTGGTGTGCGTATTGAGCATCGCCGCTCGCAAGTTGACTTTCTTCAGTATGGGCGCTTTGTTCAAGAAGATCTAGGTGCCGCTCGCTATAAACTTACATACCACAACAAGAACGTTGATAAAGGAACATACTCTTTTTGTATGTGTCCAGGTGGCTACGTTTTATCTTCTGGAACTGATGCTGATGGGATTGTTGTAAACGGAATGAGTAACTTTGCAAGAAACTCGCCTTGGTCAAATTCTGCACTTGTTGTTTCTGTAAATGCAGGAAAAGATTTTGGTCTTGATGATGTATTAAATGGTCATTATTTTCAACGTGAAATTGAAAAGAAAGCCTATGAAGCTTCGCTTGCTAATGCATCTGGAAAAGAGATTCCATCACAAAGAGTACAAGACTTTCTTGATGGCCGTGTTTCTAAAGATCTTCCAAAGACATCTTGTCCGTCAGGAATCTTTTCACATAACTTAACAACTATTCTTCCTGAGTTTATTGCTCAAGGTCTTCGTGAAGGACTAGAGTCTTTTGATAAGAAAATGAAGGGGTTTGTAAATAATGATGCCCTTTTATTGGCACCGGAGACTCGTACTTCAGCACCTGTAACTATAAAAAGAAGTCGCGCGACTTTTGAATCAGATTCTCATAAAGGTTTATACCCTTGTGGCGAAGGAGCTGGTTATGCAGGTGGTATTACATCTGCTGCCGTTGATGGTGTTAAAGTTGCAATGGCAATGATTCGTAAAGAAAAAAATATCTAA
- a CDS encoding Ig-like domain-containing protein, whose product MRLKAISAIVILTLVLILTNKNSKDEGLISSNNPTSTNKIVNDQEKNSKRTLASTSSKVSNTGQIKNIESAKVKLPNTPEYVSEEAEIAYINNRPQDQTNTSVGYTSLNSAPAPVSSSNNNAASYSNTSQSSASDNNTFKKEEDKSNSSSTSFYYQTSTAPQSEETKTRPSSSTTNSGKSNPYIPPTPRLQGLVPPLNGVITHTTFFTRQFSAYAATTCTDPKVAIFDTVTMSILEDNPIDLETISTSTQFEFNISELELDLTAPARYKIKLLGCDIELEKIVTSFYKNQNITAATTILAQLPATSINYSTDASFTKKLEAAEEALANTLADNLTNLEDAYTQIESDTEIQSTFNELTEGENLDILKSSKPKIKSILYATLMDEGLSSEFSALAEHWDSTYQIAYEWFVDGVSSGTGNVWNYTPPSNTLPKAIITLKVGKKQSGNDRVDTTLPFHEKSYEIDINQVNDAPTLATPQTINTTEDSGLDFSLTEAVDPDSFSLTYTIVSQPTNGTLTCDPGTTSCTYTPNLNFTGTDSFTYKANDSELDSNIATVNLNVANVNDRPSIAANEIFTAIEDTALNFTLSDSTDIDNTSAQLSYKLITPPSNGTLSNCFTTGSYTADLTCTYTPNADFNGSDTFTYIVNDGQYDSVGQATVTINTTPVNDAPTLSSTQSLATAEDTLVAFTLNTGSDIDADTLTYSIVSTTSNGVLTCTGGISRDCQYMPASNFNGVDSFTYKVNDGNLDSNIATATITISSENDAPLIGNDQTISTNEDTLVSFTLNNATDIDMPTQTLQYKLITGPTNGTLSNCLTTGSYTTDITCEYTPNLNFNGTDTFTYRANDTLVDSPTEATVTINITAVNDAPVLVATQSVLTNEDTPISFDLNAATDIENDALTYTIVSTTASGSLVCDQGNSRACTYTPSTNFNGQATFTYKASDASLDSNTTTVTIDVNSINDAPVMAANQSYSTDDNTPLSITLSNATDVDGDSLTYKIVSLPTNGVLSDCITTGSYGTDLTCTYTSNVNFNGTDSFTFIANDSTTDALSTATVSITVSDKTPSAPPSIALSSALYTSSTSNNLTVSSCSDINFVLINEGTQPTEADSAWQSCTTTASAITYTLANTNQGLHTLKAWSKDVNGNVSTTSTDISVFYDTQAPTISIATIANQAGSNSVTLSWDVTEDNISAAQTHTIDYWNGSNWVNITSSLNASVGPLTNTTFTQAWSVPNLNIEDAKVRVSLSDLAGNTNTVESNIFWIDSTAPQIAHDSFTSYGQNSTKTFTWTLTEKHIDSVANNFSLRFYDGSAWQNLTAVAAVTSENISKSYSADINLGPEVNNAIFEVSFTDAAGHSTTIQKNFVIDGSAPTISSISLNGGATTTGNNNIQVDLVATDTASDITYICLKYDDTTAPSSINDECFTTLPEAKRAQNITITSVDNLYVRIGFVTNSYSVYAWAADAAGNISTNTQVAGVDTDSINYLPGTPPEIFNIIATNTNTPSSPATLSQLQAPKDSDIYVKWKAIDNEGLATNPISIYYSYLDGTEEKYQLLMDNIANIQGSGCTITAQETGCIRLTGLSPTDSVYKIRVVALDSDGSETFMTSAPLNESNFRIIAGSTEKGIGGSGRSVIFKDGNSTYEIDLFSTVVTDRGDIFYRDLDAGLLWVDPETGIIKELLPTTGTPSGDGGSIENATIGFASAITLDYNNGLLIVDKGSIRRIDMNTTPWQISTLVGGGSNSNPGTSFAPSAIDIASFHRFLGTLVPLPNGDLYFRSTSSNTDRNWFHFDASENIVNRIQIDGVGIYNEDTYSWSGKRVTNMAIAYNAVNSALEHMHVSVHKPVTGNTHYRVARLDYASGTPTTTYNATAPYDIYTGYRSIYKTGLDGKIYFDYNHGRNLMLYDHVTNTYTRVLGTDSTSSTPCADGTAATSCPIDLQGYFVNQQGKIYFNDHGLIRTLDDSGNIVTLAGQFSSSGDGESALSARISASWQIDWGKDNGLDNTIVVGDYVSGTYREFTIGGTIETIVGGYSARSYSFSVDRTTGDIFDDVGSGVNRYSRTTLTNTRVIGSGATWYFDAASDGLVGTDIKFDWYNEQILGVANGELMLHKSRYNGTTTSDAFIKLYDMSDSYRQSHFAGMPDTERGSFYSAATPLASSRVPTYGGMVNSHYDSTLGWMFKQTSSARVMIKGGDGNIVDYTMLPRTTNGFTHVRYNSKEYYYYCASNKMWQYNFTDDIETELSWDAQVDCYTSQRKILYNPTNHSVHFLVVQNGLFAVAEYFL is encoded by the coding sequence TTGAGACTAAAGGCAATTTCGGCCATCGTCATATTAACGTTGGTCTTAATATTAACAAATAAGAATTCCAAAGACGAAGGTCTTATTAGCTCAAACAACCCGACATCAACAAATAAAATCGTAAATGATCAAGAAAAGAATTCAAAACGCACATTAGCATCCACTAGCTCAAAAGTTTCAAATACAGGGCAAATTAAGAATATTGAATCAGCTAAGGTAAAATTACCAAACACACCTGAATATGTAAGTGAAGAAGCAGAAATCGCTTACATCAACAATCGCCCTCAGGACCAAACAAATACTTCTGTTGGTTATACATCACTTAATTCGGCGCCAGCTCCTGTTAGCTCATCAAATAATAATGCTGCCTCTTACTCAAATACTTCACAATCAAGTGCATCAGATAACAACACGTTTAAAAAAGAAGAAGATAAGTCAAATTCAAGCTCAACAAGCTTTTATTACCAAACATCAACAGCGCCCCAAAGCGAAGAAACAAAAACAAGGCCAAGCTCTAGTACGACAAACTCCGGAAAATCAAACCCGTACATACCGCCAACTCCAAGACTACAAGGACTAGTTCCACCACTTAATGGAGTCATTACTCATACGACTTTCTTTACACGACAATTTAGTGCGTATGCAGCAACAACATGTACGGATCCAAAGGTTGCAATATTTGATACGGTAACGATGTCAATTCTAGAAGATAATCCAATTGATCTAGAGACAATATCAACTTCGACTCAATTTGAATTTAATATAAGTGAACTAGAGTTAGACCTGACTGCTCCTGCTCGTTATAAGATCAAACTACTAGGGTGTGATATTGAGCTAGAAAAGATTGTAACAAGTTTCTATAAGAATCAAAATATTACTGCTGCGACAACAATTTTGGCACAACTACCTGCAACGAGTATCAACTATTCAACTGATGCAAGCTTTACTAAGAAACTAGAAGCAGCAGAAGAGGCCCTAGCAAATACGCTTGCTGATAATCTTACTAATTTGGAAGATGCCTACACGCAGATTGAAAGTGATACTGAAATACAGTCGACTTTTAACGAGTTAACAGAGGGTGAAAACTTAGATATTTTAAAAAGCTCTAAGCCTAAAATAAAGAGTATTTTATACGCAACATTAATGGATGAAGGCCTTTCTTCTGAATTCTCTGCCCTTGCTGAACACTGGGATTCGACTTATCAAATTGCTTACGAATGGTTTGTTGACGGCGTTTCAAGTGGAACAGGAAACGTATGGAATTACACTCCTCCATCAAATACACTTCCTAAAGCAATTATTACGTTAAAAGTTGGAAAGAAACAAAGTGGTAACGATCGCGTTGATACAACTCTACCATTCCATGAGAAAAGTTACGAGATCGACATAAATCAAGTTAATGATGCGCCAACTTTAGCAACGCCTCAAACAATTAATACGACAGAAGATTCAGGCCTCGATTTTAGTCTAACTGAAGCTGTTGATCCTGATTCGTTCTCGCTAACTTATACAATTGTGTCACAGCCAACAAACGGAACTCTTACTTGTGATCCAGGCACAACAAGTTGTACCTATACGCCTAACTTAAACTTCACTGGAACAGATAGCTTTACTTATAAGGCCAATGATTCCGAACTTGACTCAAATATTGCGACAGTTAATCTGAATGTTGCCAATGTTAATGATAGGCCATCAATTGCTGCAAATGAAATTTTTACTGCAATAGAAGACACTGCTTTAAATTTCACATTAAGTGATTCAACTGATATCGACAACACAAGTGCACAACTAAGTTATAAATTAATCACACCACCAAGTAATGGTACCCTTTCAAACTGCTTCACGACGGGCAGCTATACTGCAGACTTAACTTGTACATATACACCAAATGCAGATTTCAATGGTAGCGATACATTTACTTATATTGTCAATGACGGTCAATACGACTCTGTTGGACAAGCAACCGTTACAATTAATACAACTCCTGTAAATGACGCTCCTACTCTGAGTTCAACACAGTCCCTAGCAACAGCTGAAGACACACTAGTGGCCTTCACATTAAATACAGGTAGTGATATTGATGCCGACACACTCACTTATAGTATCGTCTCAACAACATCAAATGGTGTTTTGACTTGTACTGGTGGTATTTCAAGAGATTGTCAGTATATGCCCGCATCTAATTTCAATGGTGTTGATTCTTTCACATATAAAGTAAATGACGGAAATCTTGATTCAAATATAGCGACCGCAACAATCACAATATCATCGGAAAACGATGCTCCACTTATAGGTAATGATCAAACGATTTCAACTAATGAAGACACACTTGTAAGCTTCACACTAAACAATGCTACTGACATTGATATGCCTACACAGACTCTACAGTACAAACTTATTACAGGACCAACAAATGGTACTCTTTCAAATTGCTTAACAACTGGAAGCTATACAACAGATATAACTTGTGAATATACACCAAATTTAAACTTTAATGGTACTGACACATTTACATATCGAGCAAACGATACATTAGTTGACTCACCTACAGAGGCAACAGTTACAATTAATATAACTGCTGTTAATGATGCTCCGGTTTTAGTAGCAACTCAAAGCGTTTTAACAAATGAAGACACACCAATTAGCTTTGATCTAAATGCAGCTACAGATATTGAAAACGATGCTCTTACCTATACAATCGTATCAACGACTGCTAGCGGAAGTCTTGTCTGCGACCAAGGTAACTCAAGAGCATGTACTTATACACCAAGTACAAACTTCAATGGCCAAGCTACTTTCACTTATAAAGCAAGTGATGCGAGTTTAGATTCAAATACTACAACAGTAACAATTGATGTGAATTCAATCAATGATGCTCCAGTAATGGCGGCCAACCAGAGCTATTCAACAGATGACAACACTCCACTTAGTATTACTTTATCGAATGCGACAGATGTGGATGGTGATAGCTTAACTTATAAGATTGTCTCTCTCCCTACAAATGGAGTACTTTCGGATTGTATTACGACAGGAAGTTATGGAACTGATCTGACTTGTACATATACATCTAATGTGAATTTCAATGGTACAGATTCATTCACATTCATTGCAAATGACTCAACTACGGATGCTCTAAGTACTGCAACTGTATCAATTACAGTTTCAGATAAAACACCTTCAGCGCCACCTTCAATAGCACTAAGCTCGGCCCTTTATACTTCTTCTACAAGTAATAATCTAACAGTAAGCTCATGTAGTGATATTAACTTTGTCCTAATAAATGAAGGAACTCAGCCTACTGAAGCAGATAGTGCTTGGCAGTCTTGTACGACGACGGCCTCAGCAATTACATACACACTGGCCAATACGAACCAAGGTCTACACACACTTAAGGCATGGTCAAAAGATGTGAATGGTAATGTATCAACGACATCAACTGATATCTCTGTTTTTTATGATACACAGGCCCCAACGATCTCAATTGCGACAATAGCGAATCAAGCTGGATCAAATAGCGTAACACTTTCTTGGGATGTAACTGAGGATAATATCTCTGCGGCCCAAACTCATACAATCGACTATTGGAATGGAAGTAATTGGGTGAATATCACTTCATCACTAAATGCAAGTGTAGGCCCACTTACAAATACAACATTCACTCAAGCATGGAGTGTTCCAAACCTAAATATTGAAGATGCTAAAGTAAGAGTTTCTCTAAGTGACCTAGCGGGTAATACGAATACAGTCGAATCTAATATCTTTTGGATTGACTCAACGGCTCCACAGATTGCGCATGACTCATTTACATCGTATGGACAAAATTCAACAAAAACATTCACATGGACACTTACTGAAAAGCATATTGATTCTGTTGCAAATAATTTTTCACTAAGATTTTACGACGGTAGTGCTTGGCAAAATCTGACAGCGGTAGCAGCTGTTACAAGTGAAAATATATCAAAGAGCTACTCTGCTGATATTAACTTAGGTCCAGAGGTCAATAATGCAATCTTTGAAGTTAGTTTCACAGATGCGGCCGGACATAGCACAACAATTCAAAAGAATTTTGTTATTGATGGGAGCGCTCCTACAATCTCTTCAATATCATTAAATGGTGGTGCCACAACAACAGGAAATAATAATATACAAGTCGATCTCGTTGCTACTGATACTGCATCAGATATTACATATATTTGCCTTAAATATGATGATACAACTGCACCATCAAGTATCAATGATGAATGTTTCACAACACTTCCAGAGGCCAAAAGAGCACAAAATATAACGATTACGAGTGTAGATAATTTATATGTGAGAATCGGTTTTGTTACAAATAGTTATAGTGTCTACGCTTGGGCCGCCGATGCGGCAGGAAATATTTCAACAAATACACAAGTTGCAGGTGTTGATACTGATTCAATTAATTATCTGCCTGGTACACCTCCAGAGATTTTCAATATCATTGCAACAAATACAAATACGCCGAGTTCACCAGCGACTCTGTCACAACTTCAGGCCCCTAAAGATAGCGATATATATGTAAAATGGAAGGCCATCGATAATGAAGGACTAGCAACTAACCCTATCAGTATCTACTACTCATATCTTGATGGAACAGAAGAAAAGTACCAGCTTCTTATGGACAATATTGCAAATATTCAAGGAAGTGGTTGTACAATTACGGCCCAAGAAACAGGTTGTATCAGACTTACAGGACTTTCTCCTACGGACTCTGTTTATAAGATCAGAGTTGTTGCCCTTGATAGCGATGGTAGTGAAACCTTTATGACATCTGCACCTCTAAATGAATCTAATTTTAGAATCATTGCGGGAAGTACAGAAAAAGGTATAGGCGGAAGTGGGCGTTCTGTTATTTTTAAAGATGGAAATTCAACATATGAGATTGATCTATTCTCAACGGTAGTCACTGATCGTGGAGATATTTTCTATCGTGACCTTGATGCAGGACTCTTATGGGTTGATCCGGAAACAGGGATTATCAAAGAATTATTACCAACAACAGGTACACCAAGTGGAGATGGCGGATCAATTGAGAATGCCACAATTGGCTTTGCAAGTGCCATTACTCTTGACTATAACAATGGGCTTCTCATTGTCGATAAGGGCAGTATTAGACGAATTGATATGAATACGACTCCTTGGCAAATATCGACTCTAGTAGGTGGAGGATCGAACTCTAATCCAGGAACAAGTTTTGCACCAAGTGCTATCGACATTGCAAGCTTTCATCGCTTTCTAGGTACTCTAGTTCCTCTACCAAATGGCGACCTCTATTTTAGAAGTACTTCAAGTAATACTGATCGCAATTGGTTTCACTTTGATGCAAGCGAAAATATAGTCAATCGTATCCAAATCGATGGTGTCGGTATCTACAATGAGGACACTTATAGTTGGTCAGGAAAAAGAGTGACGAATATGGCCATCGCCTATAATGCGGTAAACTCGGCTCTTGAGCATATGCATGTAAGTGTTCATAAGCCTGTCACAGGAAATACGCATTACCGTGTCGCTAGACTAGACTACGCATCGGGTACACCAACAACGACATATAATGCCACAGCACCTTATGATATCTATACTGGTTATCGCTCAATTTACAAAACAGGCCTTGATGGAAAAATCTATTTTGATTACAACCATGGCCGCAACCTAATGCTCTATGATCATGTAACAAATACGTATACAAGAGTTCTTGGTACTGATTCAACATCGAGCACACCATGTGCAGATGGAACGGCAGCGACTTCATGTCCAATAGACCTTCAAGGTTACTTTGTTAACCAACAAGGTAAAATCTATTTCAATGATCATGGACTAATTAGAACTTTAGATGACAGTGGTAATATCGTTACCCTAGCAGGTCAATTCTCTTCTTCAGGTGATGGAGAAAGCGCTCTATCAGCTCGTATTTCGGCTTCTTGGCAAATCGATTGGGGTAAAGATAATGGCCTAGATAATACAATAGTTGTCGGTGATTACGTTTCAGGAACATACAGAGAATTTACAATTGGTGGAACCATCGAAACTATTGTTGGTGGCTACTCAGCGAGATCTTATAGCTTCTCAGTTGATCGAACAACAGGAGATATTTTTGATGATGTTGGTTCAGGTGTAAATCGCTACAGCAGAACAACATTAACCAATACTCGAGTTATTGGAAGTGGTGCCACTTGGTACTTTGATGCTGCATCCGATGGACTAGTCGGAACAGATATTAAATTTGACTGGTATAATGAGCAAATTCTTGGGGTGGCAAATGGCGAGCTTATGCTTCACAAGTCACGTTATAATGGAACAACGACTTCTGATGCATTTATTAAGCTATACGATATGAGTGATAGCTACCGTCAATCTCATTTTGCAGGTATGCCTGATACAGAGCGTGGAAGTTTTTATAGTGCAGCTACTCCTCTAGCAAGCTCACGTGTACCAACATATGGTGGTATGGTAAACTCACATTATGACTCAACTCTTGGTTGGATGTTTAAGCAAACAAGTTCTGCTCGAGTTATGATAAAAGGTGGTGACGGAAATATCGTTGACTACACGATGTTACCAAGAACAACTAATGGTTTCACACACGTTCGCTATAATTCAAAAGAATACTACTATTACTGTGCAAGTAATAAAATGTGGCAATATAATTTTACGGATGATATCGAAACTGAATTAAGTTGGGATGCGCAAGTTGATTGCTATACATCACAGAGAAAAATTCTCTACAACCCAACTAATCATTCTGTACACTTCTTAGTCGTTCAAAATGGATTATTTGCAGTTGCAGAGTATTTTCTTTAG
- a CDS encoding transposase: MPRPKLIRQNEFPYHVTSRTNNKVPFPLPMYHVWDLAKQALIYARKNVNVEINCFVLMNNHYHLLVTTPNENLDRFMMYFNLKLSKLISRNARVINHKFSNRYKWTIVSNQDYLQNVYRYIYQNPLRVNIVERCIDYPYSSLHFTSFEARLLNYRPHFMYADEVSFYEQRFSSNLTNIISTSLKRSVFEIPLSVSTHDRKMLKS, from the coding sequence ATGCCTAGACCTAAATTAATAAGACAAAATGAGTTTCCTTATCACGTAACATCTCGAACTAATAATAAAGTTCCTTTTCCTCTACCAATGTATCATGTTTGGGATTTAGCTAAGCAGGCATTAATTTATGCTCGGAAAAATGTTAATGTTGAAATAAATTGTTTCGTTTTAATGAATAATCATTATCACTTACTCGTTACAACTCCTAATGAGAATCTTGATAGGTTTATGATGTATTTTAATCTCAAACTCTCAAAGCTAATTAGTCGAAATGCTAGGGTAATAAATCATAAATTCAGTAATCGCTATAAGTGGACTATCGTCTCCAATCAGGACTATTTACAAAATGTATATCGTTATATTTATCAAAATCCTCTTCGAGTAAATATTGTAGAAAGATGTATTGATTATCCATATAGTTCTCTACACTTTACAAGTTTTGAAGCTCGCTTGTTAAACTATAGGCCACACTTTATGTATGCAGATGAGGTGTCTTTTTATGAACAAAGGTTTTCAAGTAATTTAACTAATATTATTAGCACTTCTTTAAAAAGGAGTGTTTTTGAAATCCCACTTAGTGTAAGTACTCATGATCGCAAGATGTTGAAATCCTGA
- a CDS encoding CinA family nicotinamide mononucleotide deamidase-related protein has product MAKISQIIIGDELLNAKINDLNLQILAKEIAPLGFDFNKCTILGDKFDQVTQEIKKQAAENDFLIITGGLGPTKDDLTKSIVANVLGVELVENLEAEKIAIRQYETFGRTFSREVSNYHMLPKDTSPIYNPSGLAPGIHAKLGKCEIFCTPGVPRECQTMVRDSIVPLLKNRAESGHELFVCRTHSIPEETIFFKLCPTLWEDLEEFGKVSSLPIVSGVDITINLRPQFQNEESRQRIRDIIEATELKNNIWTYGLRTIEEVIVEEAKAKGLTIGFAESCTGGLASSTITNVSGSSSVFLGGVVSYANSVKENIIHVKNETLKNHGAVSNETATEMAAGSRKALGVDIAISYTGIAGPGGATPGKPVGTVCIGVATKDGVSAQRYEFRGDRTRLKNKFCQQGLILLLAKVRDL; this is encoded by the coding sequence ATGGCCAAAATTTCCCAAATAATCATTGGTGACGAGCTGCTAAATGCAAAAATTAATGATCTTAACCTGCAAATACTTGCAAAAGAGATCGCTCCTCTAGGCTTTGACTTCAATAAGTGCACAATCCTAGGTGACAAATTCGATCAAGTAACTCAAGAAATTAAGAAACAGGCCGCTGAGAATGACTTTCTTATCATCACAGGTGGGCTTGGGCCAACAAAAGATGACTTAACAAAATCCATTGTGGCAAATGTACTAGGTGTTGAACTCGTTGAAAACCTCGAAGCAGAAAAGATAGCAATTAGGCAATACGAAACATTTGGCAGAACGTTTTCACGTGAAGTGAGCAACTATCATATGCTGCCAAAAGATACCTCTCCTATTTATAATCCATCTGGCCTTGCTCCAGGAATTCATGCAAAGTTAGGAAAATGTGAGATTTTTTGTACACCGGGTGTTCCTCGCGAATGCCAAACGATGGTTAGAGATAGTATTGTGCCACTTCTAAAAAACCGAGCTGAAAGTGGTCACGAACTTTTTGTGTGCCGTACTCACAGCATTCCAGAAGAGACAATCTTCTTTAAGCTATGCCCTACACTTTGGGAAGACTTGGAAGAATTTGGAAAAGTTAGCTCACTTCCAATCGTCTCAGGAGTTGATATTACAATTAATCTTAGGCCACAATTTCAAAATGAAGAATCACGTCAAAGAATTAGAGATATCATTGAAGCAACAGAGTTAAAAAATAATATTTGGACTTATGGCCTTCGTACAATCGAAGAAGTTATTGTTGAAGAAGCAAAAGCGAAAGGACTCACAATTGGCTTTGCCGAAAGCTGCACAGGTGGACTGGCCAGTTCAACAATCACAAATGTATCAGGGTCATCGTCTGTCTTTTTAGGTGGAGTCGTAAGTTACGCTAATTCAGTAAAAGAAAATATTATTCACGTTAAAAATGAAACACTAAAAAATCATGGTGCCGTTAGTAACGAAACAGCAACGGAGATGGCCGCTGGTTCTCGCAAGGCCCTAGGTGTTGACATTGCAATTTCGTATACTGGAATTGCCGGCCCTGGTGGTGCGACTCCTGGCAAACCTGTTGGAACAGTATGTATCGGCGTTGCCACAAAAGATGGTGTATCAGCGCAAAGATATGAGTTTCGCGGAGATCGAACTCGTTTGAAAAATAAATTCTGTCAGCAAGGTTTGATCCTACTACTTGCAAAGGTACGCGACCTTTAA
- a CDS encoding cyclic nucleotide-binding domain-containing protein, translating to MSVLSIVKGCPLFFDLYDNEIMTICEHCKVLTLKPGDYVFKHGDSGEELFLILNGSAKVFNADDKEIARCKKGDLFGEMVLLKENKRYGTVQSDNYTDVLVMNYSDIFGLYKTNPRIFSLLILNLSRLLAGRLQGAGKRISTLIMEMEEIKKAA from the coding sequence ATGAGTGTTTTATCAATCGTTAAAGGTTGTCCGCTATTCTTTGACCTATATGACAACGAAATTATGACAATATGTGAGCACTGTAAGGTGCTTACGCTAAAACCTGGCGACTATGTTTTTAAACATGGCGATAGTGGTGAGGAGTTGTTCCTTATCTTAAATGGCTCAGCAAAAGTTTTTAATGCTGACGATAAAGAAATTGCTCGTTGTAAAAAGGGAGACCTCTTCGGTGAGATGGTACTTCTTAAAGAAAATAAACGTTATGGAACTGTTCAATCAGATAATTATACAGATGTTCTCGTCATGAACTACTCGGACATATTCGGCCTGTACAAAACCAATCCTCGAATCTTTTCACTCTTGATACTCAATCTATCAAGGTTACTGGCCGGACGTTTACAGGGCGCAGGTAAACGAATTTCAACCCTAATCATGGAAATGGAAGAAATTAAGAAAGCTGCCTAA